In the Streptomyces cinnamoneus genome, GGGCTGTGGGCTGTGGGCTGTGGGCTGTGGGCTGTGGGCTGTGGGCTGTGGTGCAGGTGCGGCGGTGCTGCCCAGCCAGCCGTGACGCAAGCGTGAGTCGGTGAGGAGTGACCGGGCCGGGTCGCTGGTGGGAACGGTAGAACCTGTGAAGTCGCCAATGAGATCGAGCCGGCTCATGCCGACCGGATTGCCATGAGCCGGCGCGACAGGTCATTGGCCAGCGGTCCGGGGCCCTGATCCACATCAGGACGCGAATGAACAGACGAGGGGCTTTTGGTCAGAGTGCCAACGCTTGGTAGACGGCCTGGAGAAGCTTCTGGCTGCGTGGGTCAGTGAGGCCGAGGTAGGTCATCTGGTTCATCACATATGTGAAGGTCATGCGCGCGTCGAGGTCGTTGACGACCAGCGATCCGCCCCTTCCACCCCAGAAGCAGGTGTGGACGTTGGATGTGCTGACCGGTGAGTCGCTGGCGTTCAGGGCGTAGCCCATACCGAAACGTACCGGGATGCCAAGCACCAGATCGATGTCGTGGGACTGTTCGTTGAACACCGTGCGGCAGGTGGTCTCGGAAAGTAGGCGCGCCGAGGGTGTCAGGCCTCCGGTGGAGAGTACCGATTGGACAGCGGCCACGGATCGTGCGTTTCCGTAGCCGTCCGCGGCGGGGATCTCGGCGCGGCGCCACTGGGTGCTCCTGGTGTCCTGGGCGGTCACGTAGGCGCCGACCGGTACGGTCACTTGTGGGTTGGGCGTGGGTGCGGGGCCGGGTGCGGGGATGACTTCGGAGACGCGGTGATCGTGTTTGGCTGCGAGGCCGATGTGGAAGTCGGCGTCCAGTGGGCCGGCGATCTGGTCGGCGAAGAATGTGCCGATTGACTCTTGGCAGATGCGGCGGATGACCTCACCGATCAGGAAGCCGTGGGTGAACCGGTGGTAGCCGGACGTCGTGCCGGGTTCCCAGCGGGGCGATTGGCGGGCCAGCAGGGTGGTGGCCTTCTCCCAGTCGCACAGATCGTCGAGTGTCATGGGCTGGTCCCAGTCGGGGAGGCCGGCGGTGTGGCTGAGCAGGTGCCGGATCTCGATGTGCTCTTTCCCCGCGGTACCGAACTCGGGCCAGTATTTCGCGACCGGTGCGGACAGGTCGAGCTCGTTGCGGTCGGTGAGGACGAGAGCGCACAGCGCGGTCATCGTCTTCGTGGTGGACCACACGTTGGTGATGGTG is a window encoding:
- a CDS encoding serine hydrolase domain-containing protein, with translation MEIQGNCSDQFSAVREAFANSLQSGADVGASVAVYLDGELVVDLWGGYADQARTRPWQRDTITNVWSTTKTMTALCALVLTDRNELDLSAPVAKYWPEFGTAGKEHIEIRHLLSHTAGLPDWDQPMTLDDLCDWEKATTLLARQSPRWEPGTTSGYHRFTHGFLIGEVIRRICQESIGTFFADQIAGPLDADFHIGLAAKHDHRVSEVIPAPGPAPTPNPQVTVPVGAYVTAQDTRSTQWRRAEIPAADGYGNARSVAAVQSVLSTGGLTPSARLLSETTCRTVFNEQSHDIDLVLGIPVRFGMGYALNASDSPVSTSNVHTCFWGGRGGSLVVNDLDARMTFTYVMNQMTYLGLTDPRSQKLLQAVYQALAL